In Actinomycetota bacterium, one genomic interval encodes:
- a CDS encoding HAMP domain-containing protein, which produces MTKLRDILGSYRVRVLAGSVAALALVGAAWLWTLYAPLSAAVVARQETDLRAVAQAGALALPAQSPDAQRFATQLTQGTDLRATIVASDGTVLADTQESPAKMENHADRPEIRAALGGQVGVDRRVSRTLGRAYLYVAVPAEYLGSPVALRVSEPADLVSSLTADWRRNGLLLLGVSLTIAIAAAAWLGSRTSASVTRLAETARAMAEGDLTAAVSPEPGELAVLSVALTDLSRQMRARLDDLEAEQRTVRTVLDGLPDALFLLHGEGVRLANRAASALFRQPYGGWRGRQLAECGLPAGVIASVGRAKASSGPLTEECPPDPTGRVLRVTVVPLGAQEGEVRTLVAIADVTERARLDAVRRDFVANASHELKTPTAGIQLLAEAAAAAARDGDDAQAVAFAEQIEGETVRLRHLVLDLLDLSRLETDRADGESANVRDAIELALLGHRKAAAEKGLTLDFVNDASTGDVYVPTDGTDLAVALYNLIDNAITYTERGGVTVRLSVAHGNVEVAVADTGVGIPAADLTRVFERFYRVDRARSRESGGTGLGLALVKHVAERSAGSVEVESTPGAGSTFTLRFPLAG; this is translated from the coding sequence GCGACAGGAGACCGACCTGCGGGCGGTCGCTCAAGCGGGCGCCCTCGCCCTGCCCGCGCAGTCTCCCGACGCACAGCGGTTCGCGACGCAGCTCACGCAAGGGACGGATCTCCGCGCGACCATCGTCGCTTCTGACGGGACGGTGCTGGCCGACACGCAGGAGTCACCCGCCAAGATGGAGAACCACGCCGACCGCCCGGAGATCCGTGCTGCGCTCGGCGGACAGGTGGGCGTCGACCGGCGCGTCAGCCGCACGCTCGGGCGCGCGTACCTGTATGTGGCGGTCCCGGCCGAGTACCTGGGCTCCCCCGTCGCACTGCGCGTCTCAGAGCCCGCCGACCTCGTCTCGTCACTGACCGCCGACTGGCGCCGCAACGGGCTGCTGCTGCTCGGCGTCAGTCTCACGATCGCGATCGCCGCAGCCGCGTGGCTCGGCAGCCGGACCTCGGCGAGCGTCACGAGGCTGGCTGAGACGGCTCGCGCCATGGCCGAGGGAGACCTGACCGCCGCCGTCTCGCCGGAGCCCGGCGAGCTCGCAGTGCTCTCGGTCGCCCTGACCGACCTCTCACGTCAGATGCGCGCCCGCCTCGACGACCTCGAGGCCGAGCAGCGCACGGTACGCACGGTCCTCGACGGACTTCCGGACGCCCTCTTCCTGCTGCATGGCGAAGGTGTGCGGCTCGCCAACCGGGCGGCGTCAGCCCTGTTCCGGCAGCCGTACGGCGGCTGGCGCGGCAGACAGCTCGCCGAGTGCGGCCTGCCCGCGGGCGTCATCGCTTCGGTCGGACGCGCGAAGGCATCGTCCGGTCCGCTGACCGAGGAGTGCCCCCCGGACCCGACCGGCCGCGTGCTGCGGGTGACGGTGGTCCCGCTGGGCGCGCAGGAGGGCGAGGTCCGCACGCTCGTCGCGATCGCCGACGTCACCGAACGCGCGCGGCTGGACGCCGTCCGCCGGGACTTCGTCGCGAACGCGAGCCACGAACTCAAGACCCCCACCGCTGGCATCCAGCTGCTCGCCGAGGCCGCAGCCGCGGCCGCTCGTGACGGCGACGACGCGCAGGCGGTCGCATTCGCCGAGCAGATCGAAGGCGAGACCGTCCGCCTCCGGCACCTCGTGCTCGACCTGCTCGACCTCTCGCGGCTCGAGACCGACCGCGCGGACGGCGAGTCGGCCAACGTGCGTGACGCGATCGAACTCGCCCTGCTCGGTCACCGCAAGGCCGCCGCTGAGAAGGGGTTGACGCTCGACTTCGTCAACGACGCCTCGACCGGCGACGTCTACGTGCCCACCGACGGCACCGACCTCGCCGTCGCGCTCTACAACCTGATCGACAATGCGATCACCTACACGGAGCGTGGCGGCGTGACCGTGCGCCTCAGCGTCGCGCACGGGAACGTGGAGGTCGCCGTCGCGGACACCGGCGTCGGGATCCCCGCCGCCGACCTGACGCGGGTCTTCGAGCGGTTCTACCGGGTGGACCGGGCGCGCTCACGCGAGAGTGGAGGGACCGGCCTCGGCCTCGCACTCGTCAAGCACGTCGCCGAACGCTCGGCCGGGAGCGTCGAGGTCGAATCGACGCCCGGCGCCGGTTCGACCTTCACCCTGCGGTTCCCGCTCGCGGGCTGA